From the genome of Candidatus Cloacimonadota bacterium:
AATTCATACTTAGCGTCCCACCCTCAACGCTCTAAGATCATAGGACATTTGACATTTCCCCTCAATGAAATATCTTTCTCATAATATGAATCATCTAAAAAACTTGAACAAATTTATTGGGCTCACGCTACTTCGTATGGAGGTTTCATGGATTTGAAAAAGCTGTTTCTGTTGATTATTATACTTCTGAGTATTAATATTTTAGTACTCAAGTTCAATGATATCACGAAGAAAGATTCATCTTCAATCGAAATGATGAATGTTTCCCAGCCGCAAGTGCAAAATTATTCACTACGGGATACCATCGATTTTGACAAGAGAATGCTGGAGAATGATGAAGTTACTGTTTCCCGCAGAAATGGCATCACAAAGGCGATAGAAAAGATCAAACCTACAGTAGTAAGTGTAAATGTTATACAAACTCAGGTCGTTCAAACAAATCCTTTCAACTCATTATTTTTTGATTTTTACAGGGGATTCCTTCCGCGTACTTATACGCGCGAAGTTCAAAATCTCGGTTCAGGTGTGATTATCAGCGAAGACGGATATGCCATTACAAATAGCCATGTTGTGCAGAATGCATCGGAGATCAAAGTATTTCTCTCGGATGGAAGAAATTTTGAAGCTGAGCTCATCGGCAGTGATGATGTGAACGATATAGCGGTTATCAAACTCAAAGAAATTGAAGCCGATCTACCTCGTGCATACCTCGGGGATTCAGACGATCTTATCATTGGGGAATGGACGATTGCACTAGGAAATCCCTTCGGATATCTTATCAAGGATTCCGAGCCGACTGTTACTGTTGGCGTTGTTTCCGCACTAAACAGGAATTTCCACAGCAAAGAAGACCGCATCTACAAAAAGATGATACAAACCGATGCTGCGATCAATCCGGGAAACAGCGGGGGACCGCTCGTGAATGTGAATGGAGAGATCATCGGGATCAATACGTTTATATTTTCAAAAAGCGGGGGGAGTCTTGGAATTGGATTTGCTATTCCTTCTAATCGAGTAAAAAATATTGTTCAGGAGATCATCAAATACGGTGGTATTAGATCCATCTGGTTCGGCTTTAAGGTTCAGGATATAACTCCTTCGATCGCAAACAGTCTTGGCTTGAAATCCTCCAACGGTGTGATCATAACATACATCGATGAAAACGGACCTGCGGATAATGCAGGACTCAAACGCGGCGACATCATCACAAGTATCGATTCGCAGGAAATTAAAGATGTGAATGATGCAGAATTTGCAGTATCAGACCTGAGGATTGGCGAAGAGATCAGTATCGAGATCATACGTGATGGAAAGGATATGACAAAGAATCTCACGCCACAGGAATACCAGGATAAGAAAGGCACGTTTTTCAAACTATAATATATGAGTACGAATAAAGAGAATCTCACACAGGATGTCGGCAAGATATCCAGTGGTACTTTTCTCAGCAGAATTTCCGGACTGATCCGCGATATTTTCCTCACGCATTTTCTTGGCACAACTGCTGCTGCGGACAGCTTTGGTGTGGCATTTGTTATTCCAAATATGCTACGGGGACTCTTTGGCGAGGGATCTCTTGCAGCGGCTTTCATTCCATCATATACAGAGATAAAGGAGACACGATCCAAAGAGGAAGCAGTCGCCTTTGCAATGAACCTCTTGTCTATTCTTGTGTTGATACTCATCGGCTTGGTGATGCTTGGTATCTTGCTAGCGCCGATCATTATACGCATCATGGCACCGGGCTTTAGTTCTGAAATTCAGGAACTTACAATTAAGTTGACGCGCATTTTATTTCCGTATCTTTTCCTGATTGGATTAACCTCAGTTATAATAGCGATTCTGAATGCCCATAAGATATTTTTCTTTCCATCACTTTCTCCATTTATGCTGAATCTCGGTATCATACTCCCGATCATTGTTGTGTCATTTTTTGTTCAGACAGATATCATGTACAGGGCATACCTCTTTTCATTTGGTGTATTGCTTGGAGGAGTTTTTCAGCTTATTGTGAATATCCGGTTTCTTAAGACGATCGGGTATTCTTATAAATTTAAGATAAATTTCAAGCAGAAGGAGCTTAAAGGGGTGTGGAACAGGATGATCCCGGGTATTATCAGTCTGGGTATCCGCGAGGTGAATGTTGTTGTGGATACACTTCTTGCTTCGCTTCTTATTACAGGTAGTGTTGCAGCACTTCAATACGGAAACCGGCTGATGCAGCTACCACTCGGCGTGTTCGGTGTAGCAGTTGGCGCAGCAGTGTTGCCGATGTTTTCCAGGCAGACTGCACATAAGAGAGCTGATGAACTCATCGGTTCGATACAGGAAGCGTTCCAGATGATCATGATCATCATGATGCCCATAATAGCTCTTATATTAGTGCTGGGAAAAGATGCGATCTCTTTGGTATTTCTTCATGGAGCTTTTGATCACCAGGCACTTATCATGACTTACTCAGCACTTGCTTTTTATTCGATCGGTTTGATATCGCACAGCTCGGTGAAGATTTTCGCATCTGCTTTCTTTGCTTTGAAAAATACCAAAATCCCAATGATCATTGCAGGAATTGCTGTTGTTTGTAATATCATTCTTAATATTATTTTGATGAAACTACTTCAGCTTAGAGGCCTTGCACTTGCCACATCCATTGCAGCAACATTGCAGGCAACGATACTTTTCTTGGCACTCCAAGTAAAGGTCGGACGCATATCTTTCAAGAAGATCAGTATCACATTTGTTAAGGTTGTTGTATTGTCTCTCATTACAGGTATCGTGGCTTATTATGTGAATGTGCTTTTATCACAATATTTTCTTCCAACCAAGGTATTCATTCTGATAAAATTAATCATAATTTTTGTTATCTGTATCTTGATATATTTTATAGGACTAAAGCTCTTCAAAGTTACCGACCTTAGGAAAATTAAACAATCAATTTTTCTTTCAACCAGATGAAATCCGCAGTCCGGGAAAAACTAAAACTTATTCCGCATAATCCGGGCGTTTACTTGATGAAGAACAGCAAAGGTGGGATCATCTATGTGGGCAAAGCAAAAAATCTAAAAAAACGGGTTTCCTCTTACTTTAATAGGAACAGCTTCGATCTCCCACGCACAGAGGTACTTGTAAGCAGAATTGCTGATCTCGATTATATCGTGACGCGCAGTGAGATGGATGCACTGATCCTCGAAGACACCCTTATCAAGAAACATCGTCCGAAATTCAATGTATCATTGAAAGATGACAAGCGTTATCCCTACCTCAAGATCACGATGAAAGAAGCTTTTCCGCGCGTAGTCGTAACTAGATCAGTTGATCGAGACGGATCAAAGTATTTTGGACCTTATACAGAAGCACGTTCTGTTCGACATACATTGATGCTCCTTGAGAAGATCTTTAAATTACGCACCTGCACGAAGTACATACCTAAAGAGGTCAAACAAGAAAATGCAGATCGCGCATGTCTCAACTTCCAGATCAATAAATGTGATGCACCATGCATTGGAAATGTCTCATACGAGGATTATCGTGAACGGATCGACCAAGTAATACTTTTTTTAAAAGGAAAGACCGATGCCATTATTTCAAAGCTGAAGGAAAAAATGGAACAAGCGTCAATAGAGCAAAAGTTTGAAAAGGCATCCGGGATACGAGACCAGATCATGGAAATCTCCCATATATCTAAGAAGCAGATCATGAGCAATCAATCGCTAGCGGATGCAGATGTGATCGGAATAGCTCGTTTTGAATCTGCATGTTGCAGCGTAATTTTGAAGATTCGAGACGGGAAGTTGATAAAAAAAGAACATTACTTTCTCGAAAACACCGATGAAGCAAACCTGCCACTTATACTTTCCCGTTTCATTACTCATTACTACAATTACCGAGAAGATATTCCATCGCAGCTCATTACACAAGAAGTACCGGATGATAACGAGCTTCTTACTGAATTATTAAAAACAAAAATATACATTCCACAAAAAGGGGATAAAAAGAAACTCGTGGACATGGCAAAACATAATGCCTTTTTACTCGTTGAGGAAAAGAGACTCGCTCATATAAAATCATCACAGAGAACCGTGTTTGCGGTGAAGGAGTTAAAAGAAAAACTTCGGATGGATAAACTTCCCAGGACGATTGCCGCTTTCGATGTTTCGAATCTCTTTGGTGAAGATGCAGTAGCTTCGATGGTTTTTTTTGATAATGGTAAGCCTAAGAAAAACCAATATCGTAGATTTAAAATTAAATTTGTACCCGGAATTGATGATTATAAAATGATGAACGAAGCTGTTACAAGATATCTCAGTCACCTTAAAGATAAAGATGTGGAGATGCCGGATTTAATCCTCATTGATGGCGGAAAGGGACAACTCTCTGCAGCTCACTCCGCACTTAACAAAAGTAATTATGGCATTTCACTTTTCTCTATCGCAAAACGTCTCGAAGAGATATTCAAGCCGGGAAAGCATGAGCCGATCATTATTCCGAAAACATCATACGCACTGAAATTACTCCAGCAGATAAGAGATGAAGCTCATCGGTTTGCGATTACCTATCACAAGAACCTTCGAGATAAAAAAATACAATATTCTGAACTTGATGGAATAGAAGGTATCGGCGAAAAAAGAAAACTCCTGCTCCTGTCATATTTCGGATCGGTTGAGAAGTTGCGGGATGCCACGCTCGAAGAGTTAAGCTGTGTGCCGGGTATTAGTGATAAAATCGCTCAAAAAATTAAGTTCTCATTACAAAAACCTGAGATAAATTAGTATTTTATTGACAACAATTTAATAATATTAATCTCAATTGAGTTGAAGAGAAGTTTTTTGCATAGTGATTGTATCCAAAAGAGGAGACCTCATGGATAAATTGAAGATATCGGTTTTATATTGTGAGGATGAAGTTCTTGTTATGAGATCAATTTCAAAGTTGATCGAACGAAAAGTAGAAAAATTATTCACAGCTGTTGATGGTGAGGAAGGGTTCAAACTATTCATGGAACATAAGCCGGATATCGTAATAACAGACATTCGTATGCCCAAACTCAATGGACTTGATATGATAGAAAAGATGAAGATAACGAGTCCGAGAAGTAAGTTTGTAATTGTTTCTGCATATGGGCAGTCAGATTATTTTCAGAGGGCGATAGATATGGGGGTGAATGGATTTCTGTTAAAACCACTGAATAAAGATAAATTATATCATATGATCGATGAGTTTGCAGATTCAGTTCTCCTCAAAGAGCAAATTGCCGATGAAAAGTATGTACGTAAACAAACTGAACAGGAGTTGGTTAATGTAAACAGGATGCTGAGGGTAGTTAATGAATGCAATGAAGCACTTGTCAGAATACAGGATAAGCAAGTACTCCTCAACAGGATTTGCGACATTATTGTTGATATTGGGGGATATCCCTTTGCATGGATAGGGAAAGTTCACCATAATGAAAGCAAATCAATTGAAAATGTTGCACAAAGTGGATTTGATGCGTCCTCTCTTAAAGAAATGGATCTATCGTGGGATATGGAGAATGGACCGGATTCCCCGATTAGCAGTGCAATAAACAAGAAACGTATTGTTGTTTTTAATAAACTCAAGAAATCGCAACCCTTCTTTCCGTGCATTAAGGAGCAGTCAGCCACGATTCAATTTTCTTCACTCGTTGCGATCCCAATTTTGTTCAACAGCTCAATTTATGGTGCCCTTACAATTTATTCTTCGGAGAAAGATGCCTTTGACGAGTCAGAGCAGAAATTACTGCAAGAACTCGCAGATGATCTTGCATATGGTCTTAAGCATCTCAAACTTGAAGAGAAGCAGGAACAATCCATGATCGATCTGCAAAAGAGTAATGAAAATCTTGAGAAGCTTCTCCAACAGATAGTTGATTCTCTAACTTCTCTCGTTGAAATACGCGATCCCTATACATCTGGACACCAGAAAAGAGTAGCACTCATTGCCGAAAAGATTGCTCAGAAATTCAATCTCCCAGAAGATCAGATAAAGGGTTTGTATATTGCAGGATTAGTTCATGATATAGGAAAAATTTATGTTCCTGCTGAAATTCTCAGTAAACCTGGACGATTAACCGAACCTGAATTTAGTATAATAAAATCCCATCCCCAAGCTGGTTATGATATTCTAAAAAAAGTAGAATTTCCATGGCCTGTTTCAACTATTGTTGTTCAGCATCATGAGAGGGAGGACGGCAGCGGTTATCCAAATGGCGTTAAGGGAAAGGAAATACTTCTCGAGGCAAAGATACTTGCCGTTTCTGATGTGGTTGAAGCTATGTCATCACATCGTCCCTACCGAGCTGCAAGAGGAATCGATGAAGCCATACTGGAGATAAAGAAGAACAGCGGTAAGCTTTATGATAAAAAGATAGTTGATGTATGTGTGGAATTATTTGAGAAAGATCATTTCTCCCTTCCGAAAACTCAGTTATAAAAAAAGAGGTGATCACAGGATCACCTCGGGAAAATTCAGCTTCGAGATATTTATTGATTTTCAAGTGAACGATTTTTGATGTCCTCAAATTTCCTATTTTCAAACGTAACATCAACACCGTCGAATTGACGTTTAATATCCTCGATCTCAACCTCGGGATCTTTACTGTATAAAAGTTTTATATGGTTATATCGATTACATATTGTAACGATATTTCGTGAGGGATTGTTTTCCAGAATAATATAGATGTGATGCAGATCATCCCGTTCTTCCAGATAATGTTCAAGTTTCATGATATCATCTCCCTTGATATCCTGGGCATAAATAAAAGAAATGATCTTTTTATGACTTTTGGGAGAGACTTTGTTTCGTGTAAACCTACCTTTCATTGTACCTCCATGTGTTGAAAAAAAGTAGTGTTCTCAATTCACCTTTCAGTTATTCGTTATTTTTGAATCTATTGCCTTCTTGATCATTTGAACAAGGTCGTCGATCTCAAAGGGCTTAAATATGATGTCATGCAGCCCATCTTTCCTTGCTTTTACAAGCACGTGGTTTGGATCGTATCCGAAACCTGTCATCATGACTATGGGTATGCGGTCATCGAAATTTCTTATCTGAGAATAGAGTTCATAACCATCCATGTCCGGCATGGCAATATCACTAAGAACAAGATCAATGTGCTGTTCACGTATGATCTGGAGTGCATCAAAACCATTGTCTGCTGTAACTGCAGCATAACCTCTTTTGGGGAGCATGTATGAGAGGAAGTTCAGTGTGTCCTGCTCGTCATCAACTATGAGTATTGTTTTCATAAAACAGTACGTCCGGTTATCTTTGTAAAAGCCTGCATATACTTCTCACGGGTTTTTTGAATGATCTCATCAGGAAGATGCAGGATTTCATCGTCTGATGTTATATTTTTCTTATGTTGAATTCCCCTCGATAGAAGATAGTCCCGAACAAATTGCTTATCAAAGCTTTTCTGCGATGTTCCGGGTTGATACTCATTCTTATCCCAGAAACGTGAAGAATCAGGTGTGAAGATCTCATCGATCAGGATGATCTTATTGTTATAGAGACCAAATTCAAATTTTGTATCAGCAAGGATGATGTCCTTTGCTATAAGATTGTCATGAGCAAAAGAATAAAGGTCGAGACTTATCTGTTTGATTTTTTCAGCAAGTTCAGTATTTACGATCTGCTTCATTGCTTCAAAGCTGATGTTCTCATCATGTCCTTGTTCAGCTTTTGTTGAAGGTGTGAAAAGGGGTTCAGGTAGTTTTTCAGATTCTTGTAATCCCCTCGGTAAAACAATACCGCATACTGCACCTGTCTTAAGATAATCCTTCCATCCGCTACCTGTTATATAACCTCGAACAATGCATTCGACGGGAAATTTCTCAGCTTTTTTTACCAGCATTGAGCGTTTTTCAAGATCATCTGTAACATTGCGGAGGATTTCGGGAAAATCCTTAACTTGTGTTGAGATCACATGATTAGGAATAAGCGATTGGGTCTTGTTAAACCAGTAAGCAGCAATCTGATTCAATATCTTTCCTTTGTCAGGAATAGTGTTCAGCAGAACGTAGTCAAAAGCAGAAATCCTGTCTGAAGCAACAATGATAAGTTCATCATCGAAATCGTAGATATCACGCACCTTACCTTGCCTGAGAGGGAGCAGGTCTTTTAGTTGTGCCATTATATGTGATCAGTCCGCTTTTGGTTTTTCAATATTATATGAATATGTGATGTCTGATGATTTTTCAAGCATAGCAGTCACGCCGCAATAGCGCTCCTGCGAGAGTGAGATAGCTTTCTCAACTTTTTTCTCATCAATATCATCTCCGATTATCGTATATGTAATGTTTATTTTTTTAAATATCTTCGGGTGCTCATCTGTTGATTCCGCATCAGCGGTGATCGTAACATCTTTGTAGGGAACACGCATTTTATTGAGTAAAGAAACAACGTCCATGCCGGTACAGCTTATTAAGCCCATGAGAACAAGTTCTTTTGGTCTTGGACCTTTATCGTAACTCATCTCCTTACCTGCATCTACAATTATGGGGTGGTTGGAATCCGCTACTGCGCTGAATTGAAGCTTGTCAATTAATGTCACTTTTGCTTTCATATTACACAATAAGATTAAAGCTGTTATATATTTTGTCAATTTTTTCATATGATAAAAAATGATAATGGTTGACACACAGTATGCTCAAAGAGTAGTAGGATAGTATTATGAAGAAGATCATTTTAATAGTAATTCTATTTGTAATTCCTTCATTAAGCGAGGCTGATATGGCAGTTAGTAATTTTTTGGAGATACTGAATAATGCACCGATCGAGGAAAAATATTCTCTGCTTGAATCGTTTATGGATCGACAAGAGTTGTTTCCAATCATCGAGGACAGCACGAATGTTTATTTTCTAATCCGGCAAAAAGCAAAATCTGTCAATATTGCAGGTGACTTTAATGCCTGGCAATTGGATACATTCTGTACAAATGTGCCGTATACCGATCTTTGGTATTATACAGCTCGTTATGAACCGGATGCACGAATCGATTATAAGTTCATTATTGACGGAACTAATTGGATCCTTGACCCTCTTAATAATAATACATCATCCGGAGGTTTTGGAGATAATTCTGAACTACGTATGCATGCACTCAAACCAGTTCCGGAGATTGAGTATTATGAGGATATAAAACACGGTAGCATAAGAGATACACTTCTTTATTGTGATTATCTTGGACGGGATCGTAAAATTGTCATTTATTGTCCTTACGATTATTCGCAAATAGATGAACTTCCCTTCGTAGTTTTTCATGATGGTCAGGATTATTTAGATTTTGCACAGACAAAGAATATCCTTGATTACCTAATCTATCATAAAGAGATAAAGGCGGTTGTGGCAGTATTTGTCTCACCAGTAAAACGGACGGAAGAATATGCAGGAAAGCTAAAGAAAAATTACAGTACATTTATTACAGAAACAGTTATCCCATTTTTATATGACCATTATAATGTCTCTCGTCAAGCAGAGGATCATGCATTGATAGGTACTTCGAATGGTGGAAATATATCGTTATGGCTTGGATTTCATTACCCGGAACTCTTCAGAATGATCGGCGCACAATCATCCTATGTTGAAGAATCAATACAGACTACGTTTGCATCATCCGACACCTTGCCACTCGATATTTATATCGATATGGGGAAATACGACATACCAAAACTGAAGCAACTCGCTGAAACATTTATTCCCATACTTTCTGAAAAGGGGTATATGTTTACCTTCAAAGAATTTAATGGGGGACATAGCTGGGGAAGCTGGAAGACAAATCTGAAAGATATACTTATTCGGTTTTTTGGTACGTAAGGTTTAAAAGAATTGTGGAAAGACGTTAAGCAGTATTTGTATTATGATGTTAGTAACAATTCCTGCAGCGATATCATCTGCAAGCACCCCCCAGCCGTGTGGTAATTTCTGAAGCTGGTTGATGGGTGTCGGTTTAACGATATCAAATACTCGGAATAGTACCAGAGCATAGATAAAAACCATGGGTGTATGAGGGAGGAACATTACTGCAAAAAAGAATCCAATTAC
Proteins encoded in this window:
- a CDS encoding OsmC family protein, which translates into the protein MKAKVTLIDKLQFSAVADSNHPIIVDAGKEMSYDKGPRPKELVLMGLISCTGMDVVSLLNKMRVPYKDVTITADAESTDEHPKIFKKINITYTIIGDDIDEKKVEKAISLSQERYCGVTAMLEKSSDITYSYNIEKPKAD
- a CDS encoding trypsin-like peptidase domain-containing protein, with the translated sequence MDLKKLFLLIIILLSINILVLKFNDITKKDSSSIEMMNVSQPQVQNYSLRDTIDFDKRMLENDEVTVSRRNGITKAIEKIKPTVVSVNVIQTQVVQTNPFNSLFFDFYRGFLPRTYTREVQNLGSGVIISEDGYAITNSHVVQNASEIKVFLSDGRNFEAELIGSDDVNDIAVIKLKEIEADLPRAYLGDSDDLIIGEWTIALGNPFGYLIKDSEPTVTVGVVSALNRNFHSKEDRIYKKMIQTDAAINPGNSGGPLVNVNGEIIGINTFIFSKSGGSLGIGFAIPSNRVKNIVQEIIKYGGIRSIWFGFKVQDITPSIANSLGLKSSNGVIITYIDENGPADNAGLKRGDIITSIDSQEIKDVNDAEFAVSDLRIGEEISIEIIRDGKDMTKNLTPQEYQDKKGTFFKL
- a CDS encoding phosphoribosylaminoimidazolesuccinocarboxamide synthase encodes the protein MAQLKDLLPLRQGKVRDIYDFDDELIIVASDRISAFDYVLLNTIPDKGKILNQIAAYWFNKTQSLIPNHVISTQVKDFPEILRNVTDDLEKRSMLVKKAEKFPVECIVRGYITGSGWKDYLKTGAVCGIVLPRGLQESEKLPEPLFTPSTKAEQGHDENISFEAMKQIVNTELAEKIKQISLDLYSFAHDNLIAKDIILADTKFEFGLYNNKIILIDEIFTPDSSRFWDKNEYQPGTSQKSFDKQFVRDYLLSRGIQHKKNITSDDEILHLPDEIIQKTREKYMQAFTKITGRTVL
- a CDS encoding response regulator; this translates as MKTILIVDDEQDTLNFLSYMLPKRGYAAVTADNGFDALQIIREQHIDLVLSDIAMPDMDGYELYSQIRNFDDRIPIVMMTGFGYDPNHVLVKARKDGLHDIIFKPFEIDDLVQMIKKAIDSKITNN
- a CDS encoding response regulator; the encoded protein is MDKLKISVLYCEDEVLVMRSISKLIERKVEKLFTAVDGEEGFKLFMEHKPDIVITDIRMPKLNGLDMIEKMKITSPRSKFVIVSAYGQSDYFQRAIDMGVNGFLLKPLNKDKLYHMIDEFADSVLLKEQIADEKYVRKQTEQELVNVNRMLRVVNECNEALVRIQDKQVLLNRICDIIVDIGGYPFAWIGKVHHNESKSIENVAQSGFDASSLKEMDLSWDMENGPDSPISSAINKKRIVVFNKLKKSQPFFPCIKEQSATIQFSSLVAIPILFNSSIYGALTIYSSEKDAFDESEQKLLQELADDLAYGLKHLKLEEKQEQSMIDLQKSNENLEKLLQQIVDSLTSLVEIRDPYTSGHQKRVALIAEKIAQKFNLPEDQIKGLYIAGLVHDIGKIYVPAEILSKPGRLTEPEFSIIKSHPQAGYDILKKVEFPWPVSTIVVQHHEREDGSGYPNGVKGKEILLEAKILAVSDVVEAMSSHRPYRAARGIDEAILEIKKNSGKLYDKKIVDVCVELFEKDHFSLPKTQL
- the uvrC gene encoding excinuclease ABC subunit UvrC, with translation MKSAVREKLKLIPHNPGVYLMKNSKGGIIYVGKAKNLKKRVSSYFNRNSFDLPRTEVLVSRIADLDYIVTRSEMDALILEDTLIKKHRPKFNVSLKDDKRYPYLKITMKEAFPRVVVTRSVDRDGSKYFGPYTEARSVRHTLMLLEKIFKLRTCTKYIPKEVKQENADRACLNFQINKCDAPCIGNVSYEDYRERIDQVILFLKGKTDAIISKLKEKMEQASIEQKFEKASGIRDQIMEISHISKKQIMSNQSLADADVIGIARFESACCSVILKIRDGKLIKKEHYFLENTDEANLPLILSRFITHYYNYREDIPSQLITQEVPDDNELLTELLKTKIYIPQKGDKKKLVDMAKHNAFLLVEEKRLAHIKSSQRTVFAVKELKEKLRMDKLPRTIAAFDVSNLFGEDAVASMVFFDNGKPKKNQYRRFKIKFVPGIDDYKMMNEAVTRYLSHLKDKDVEMPDLILIDGGKGQLSAAHSALNKSNYGISLFSIAKRLEEIFKPGKHEPIIIPKTSYALKLLQQIRDEAHRFAITYHKNLRDKKIQYSELDGIEGIGEKRKLLLLSYFGSVEKLRDATLEELSCVPGISDKIAQKIKFSLQKPEIN
- the murJ gene encoding murein biosynthesis integral membrane protein MurJ, with the protein product MSTNKENLTQDVGKISSGTFLSRISGLIRDIFLTHFLGTTAAADSFGVAFVIPNMLRGLFGEGSLAAAFIPSYTEIKETRSKEEAVAFAMNLLSILVLILIGLVMLGILLAPIIIRIMAPGFSSEIQELTIKLTRILFPYLFLIGLTSVIIAILNAHKIFFFPSLSPFMLNLGIILPIIVVSFFVQTDIMYRAYLFSFGVLLGGVFQLIVNIRFLKTIGYSYKFKINFKQKELKGVWNRMIPGIISLGIREVNVVVDTLLASLLITGSVAALQYGNRLMQLPLGVFGVAVGAAVLPMFSRQTAHKRADELIGSIQEAFQMIMIIMMPIIALILVLGKDAISLVFLHGAFDHQALIMTYSALAFYSIGLISHSSVKIFASAFFALKNTKIPMIIAGIAVVCNIILNIILMKLLQLRGLALATSIAATLQATILFLALQVKVGRISFKKISITFVKVVVLSLITGIVAYYVNVLLSQYFLPTKVFILIKLIIIFVICILIYFIGLKLFKVTDLRKIKQSIFLSTR